The following proteins come from a genomic window of Musa acuminata AAA Group cultivar baxijiao chromosome BXJ1-7, Cavendish_Baxijiao_AAA, whole genome shotgun sequence:
- the LOC135678729 gene encoding photosystem I chlorophyll a/b-binding protein 5, chloroplastic-like: protein MAFAVSTTVAGIHAGEAPHAFASSSLNFPAGGRKRGPFHSTFSSRPPPQPVATRLLARAQLQRATWLPGLDPPPHLDGTLVGDFGFDPLGLGEDPQSLKWYVQAELVHCRFAMAGVAGILVTDLLRVTGFGNIPVWFEAGAVKFEFASTEALFVVQLLLMGFVETKRYMDFIKPGSQAQEGSFLGLEAALEGLQPGYPGGPLFNPLGLAKDIEHASELKLKEIKNGRLAMVAMVGFFVQANVTHVGPIDNLTSHLADPFKNTIIHNVFDSAS, encoded by the exons ATGGCATTCGCAGTCTCGACCACAGTCGCCGGAATCCACGCCGGCGAGGCTCCTCACGCCTTCGCAAGCTCTTCCCTCAACTTCCCCGCCGGAGGGAGAAAAAGAGGCCCATTTCATTCCACCTTCTCCTCCCGTCCACCACCGCAACCAGTGGCGACTCGGCTCCTCGCCCGAGCCCAGCTGCAGCGCGCGACGTGGCTCCCCGGCCTCGACCCGCCTCCCCATCTAGATGGCAC GCTCGTCGGAGACTTCGGTTTCGATCCGTTGGGGCTCGGCGAGGATCCACAGAGCTTGAAATGGTACGTCCAGGCCGAGCTTGTGCACTGTCGGTTCGCGATGGCTGGCGTCGCCGGCATTCTGGTCACAGAT CTACTACGCGTGACAGGATTCGGCAACATTCCAGTATGGTTCGAAGCAGGTGCCGTAAAGTTCGAGTTCGCCAGTACAGAGGCACTCTTCGTTGTCCAACTCCTCTTGATGGG ATTTGTTGAGACCAAACGGTATATGGATTTTATTAAACCTGGATCACAAGCCCAAGAAGGCAGCTTTCTGGGGTTGGAAGCTGCACTGGAAGGCTTACAACCTGG CTATCCAGGTGGACCACTGTTTAACCCTCTGGGACTGGCCAAAGATATTGAGCATGCCAGTGAACTGAAGCTGAAAGAGATCAAGAACG GGAGGCTAGCGATGGTTGCGATGGTGGGCTTCTTTGTGCAAGCGAACGTCACTCACGTCGGACCAATCGACAACCTCACATCACACCTCGCGGATCCATTCAAGAACACCATCATCCACAACGTTTTTGACTCTGCTTCTTGA
- the LOC135678730 gene encoding uncharacterized protein LOC135678730 — translation MADVDRWVPTLTPANAAGLRRLSARAAASPRASSSFRRLGLLSLRPLAEAVLSHLRAASVTFRPGLSEPELARLEADLAFSFPPDLRALLALALPSGPGFPDWRAPRPTLLLRLPLAAAAVQVARGALWPRSWGHRPADAARALRRARAALRHAPLLLPLFGRCYLPCSPSLAGNPVFYVDDARVFCCALDLTDFFQRHSAVLGHPEPSSPLRSLDAASAAGMSPRWIEFWSDAASDHRRRSSSSSSSSSSSSFSSSASETASTSSSSPPPDPKRFVEIRSPRLPDWVGSYLDRVGSVLRQGGWAESEVREMVHVPASRVFAGGDELAATAELVDADAVLDALLVKADRCSDSLRRAGWTTDEVSDALGLDLRRRRGKDHRPPVKLPPGIALKLAKLAEAVARS, via the coding sequence ATGGCGGACGTCGACCGTTGGGTGCCAACCCTGACCCCGGCCAACGCCGCAGGCCTCCGCCGCCTCTCGGCCCGCGCCGCCGCCAGCCCCcgcgcctcctcctccttccgcCGCCTCGGCCTCCTCTCCCTCCGCCCCCTCGCCGAGGCCGTCCTCTCCCACCTCCGCGCCGCTTCCGTCACCTTCCGCCCCGGCCTCTCCGAGCCGGAGCTCGCCCGGCTCGAGGCCGACCTCGCCTTCTCCTTCCCGCCCGACCTCCGTGCCCTCCTCGCCCTCGCTCTTCCCTCCGGCCCTGGCTTTCCGGACTGGCGCGCCCCCCGACCCACCCTCCTCCTGCGCCTCCCCCTAGCCGCTGCCGCCGTCCAGGTCGCCCGCGGTGCCCTCTGGCCCCGCTCCTGGGGCCACCGGCCAGCCGACGCCGCTCGCGCCCTTCGCCGCGCCCGTGCCGCTCTCCGCCACGCCCCgctcctccttcccctcttcGGCCGCTGCTACCTCCCCTGCTCCCCGTCCCTCGCCGGGAACCCTGTTTTCTATGTCGACGACGCCCGCGTTTTCTGCTGTGCCCTCGACCTTACCGACTTCTTCCAGCGCCACTCAGCCGTTCTCGGGCACCCGGAGCCCTCCTCGCCCCTCCGGAGTCTGGatgccgcctccgccgccggcaTGAGCCCTCGCTGGATCGAATTCTGGAGCGACGCTGCCTCCGACCACCGCCGCCGTagctcttcttcttcgtcgtcgtcgtcctcctcctcgttcTCTTCCTCTGCTTCGGAGACAGCTTCCACGTCCTCGTCATCGCCTCCGCCGGATCCGAAGCGGTTCGTGGAGATCCGGTCACCGAGGTTGCCGGACTGGGTCGGAAGCTACCTGGACCGCGTCGGATCAGTCCTGAGGCAAGGTGGGTGGGCCGAATCGGAAGTCAGGGAGATGGTCCACGTTCCGGCATCGCGGGTCTTCGCCGGCGGCGACGAGCTTGCCGCAACGGCCGAACTGGTCGACGCAGATGCGGTGCTGGACGCGCTGCTTGTGAAGGCGGATAGGTGCTCCGACTCGCTCCGCCGGGCTGGCTGGACCACCGACGAGGTCTCCGACGCGCTGGGGCTAGATCTCCGGCGGCGGCGTGGGAAGGACCACCGCCCACCAGTGAAACTACCCCCAGGGATCGCCCTTAAGCTCGCGAAGCTCGCGGAGGCGGTGGCCCGATCCTGA